A single region of the Marinobacter nanhaiticus D15-8W genome encodes:
- the pyrH gene encoding UMP kinase: MAKHSQSQPKYKRVLLKLSGEALMGEQEFGIDPKVLDRMALEIGALIGIGVQVGLVIGGGNLFRGAALNAAGMDRVTGDHMGMLATMMNGLAMRDALERSNIRTRVMSAIPMSGIVEHYDRRRALRDLKDGDVVIFCAGTGNPFFTTDSAACLRGIEIDADVVLKATKVDGVYSADPVKDPSAVKYETLTYDEVLDKKLGVMDLTAICLCRDQGMPVRVFNMNKSGALTRIVVGEAEGTLIE; encoded by the coding sequence ATGGCAAAACACTCGCAGTCCCAGCCCAAGTACAAGCGTGTACTCCTGAAACTTAGTGGTGAAGCCCTCATGGGGGAGCAGGAGTTCGGGATTGATCCGAAGGTGCTCGACCGCATGGCGTTGGAAATCGGTGCGCTGATTGGTATCGGTGTCCAGGTGGGGCTGGTTATTGGTGGGGGTAACCTGTTCCGGGGCGCAGCCTTGAATGCTGCTGGCATGGACCGCGTCACCGGCGACCATATGGGGATGCTGGCGACCATGATGAATGGCCTGGCCATGCGGGATGCGCTGGAGCGCTCCAATATCCGCACCCGTGTCATGTCTGCCATCCCCATGAGTGGCATCGTCGAACATTATGATCGCCGCCGCGCCCTCCGTGACCTCAAGGACGGCGATGTCGTAATATTCTGCGCCGGCACCGGCAACCCGTTTTTCACTACCGACTCGGCAGCCTGTCTCCGTGGCATCGAGATCGATGCTGATGTGGTGCTGAAGGCAACAAAGGTCGACGGTGTTTATTCAGCGGATCCGGTCAAGGATCCATCAGCGGTTAAATACGAAACCCTGACCTATGATGAAGTCCTGGACAAGAAACTGGGCGTTATGGACCTGACGGCCATCTGTCTATGCCGGGATCAGGGTATGCCGGTGCGCGTCTTTAATATGAACAAGTCCGGCGCGCTGACCCGTATCGTCGTTGGCGAAGCTGAAGGTACACTGATCGAATAA
- the ispC gene encoding 1-deoxy-D-xylulose-5-phosphate reductoisomerase: protein MRQVTILGATGSIGLSTLDVIQRHPDRFRVFALTACRQVDAMLELCRLHRPKYAVMADEPSAARLAKDLPADWGIEVLGGPGGLVQVASAPECDTVMAAIVGAAGLESTLAAVRAGKRVLLANKEALVMSGKLFMDAVVDSGAELLPIDSEHNAIFQCLPPHQVRNFSGAGVRRVLLTASGGPFRRTAADALADVSPEQACAHPNWSMGQKISVDSATLMNKGLELIEACWLFNTQPKQIEVHVHPESIIHSMVEYVDGSVLAQLGSPDMRTPIANGLAWPERIDSGVAPLDLFALGRFNFERPDLQRFPCLRLAAEAFDQGGTSPAVLNAANEEAVAAFLRRELRFTDIPVIIESVMDALPAVGADSFDIIFEKDGESRALALEQIRRHAVSVSGLG from the coding sequence ATGCGTCAGGTCACCATTCTGGGCGCCACCGGTTCCATTGGATTAAGCACGCTTGACGTTATCCAGCGTCATCCTGATCGCTTTCGTGTTTTTGCGCTGACGGCCTGCCGGCAGGTAGACGCCATGCTGGAGCTTTGTCGCCTCCATCGCCCGAAATACGCGGTGATGGCGGATGAACCAAGCGCAGCGAGACTGGCGAAGGATCTTCCCGCGGATTGGGGCATCGAGGTGCTAGGCGGGCCCGGGGGGCTGGTGCAGGTCGCTTCGGCGCCTGAGTGCGATACGGTCATGGCCGCAATTGTCGGCGCCGCCGGTCTGGAATCAACGCTGGCAGCCGTCCGGGCGGGCAAGCGTGTTCTGCTGGCCAACAAGGAAGCGTTGGTGATGTCCGGCAAGCTGTTCATGGACGCTGTCGTGGACAGTGGCGCAGAGCTCCTGCCAATCGACAGCGAGCACAATGCAATCTTCCAATGCCTGCCTCCGCACCAGGTCCGCAATTTCTCCGGTGCAGGGGTACGACGCGTTTTGCTGACAGCGTCCGGCGGGCCTTTCCGGCGGACAGCGGCTGATGCCTTGGCCGATGTGTCTCCCGAACAGGCCTGCGCCCATCCGAACTGGAGTATGGGGCAGAAAATATCGGTGGATTCCGCTACCTTGATGAATAAGGGGTTGGAGTTGATCGAAGCCTGCTGGCTCTTCAATACCCAGCCCAAGCAGATCGAGGTTCACGTCCATCCCGAGAGTATTATTCACTCGATGGTGGAATATGTGGATGGTTCGGTCCTGGCCCAGTTGGGCAGTCCGGATATGCGAACCCCTATCGCCAACGGCCTGGCTTGGCCCGAGCGAATTGATTCCGGTGTGGCGCCGCTTGATCTGTTTGCCCTAGGCCGCTTTAATTTCGAGCGGCCGGATCTTCAGCGTTTCCCCTGTTTGAGGCTGGCCGCAGAAGCGTTTGACCAGGGCGGAACCAGTCCTGCGGTGCTTAATGCCGCCAACGAGGAAGCGGTAGCCGCTTTCCTGCGCCGTGAACTGCGGTTCACGGATATTCCCGTTATTATTGAATCAGTCATGGACGCGCTACCTGCAGTCGGCGCAGACAGTTTCGATATTATTTTCGAGAAGGACGGGGAATCCCGTGCACTGGCGCTGGAACAGATTCGTCGCCACGCGGTCTCAGTTTCCGGTCTGGGTTAG
- the uppS gene encoding polyprenyl diphosphate synthase yields the protein MTDSLTAEIPVAAASTPRHVAIIMDGNNRWAKLRRLAGVAGHKAGVNAVRAAVETCARQGVEVLTLFAFSSENWRRPKDEVSALMRLFLIALEREVKKLHRNNIRLRMIGDRSAFSENLREHMARAEALTENNTRMTLVIAANYGGHWDITQATRSLAEDVRKGLLQPGDITEDHMQQRMCIGDLPMPDLLIRTAGEQRISNFLLWHLAYTEFYFSEVYWPDFDEQEMLTALKAYGGRKRRFGQTDDQLEKLAANGSKA from the coding sequence ATGACGGACAGTCTAACGGCCGAAATTCCGGTAGCAGCGGCCTCCACGCCGCGGCATGTTGCGATCATCATGGACGGCAACAATCGTTGGGCCAAGCTGCGTCGCCTGGCGGGCGTGGCGGGCCACAAGGCCGGGGTCAACGCGGTGCGGGCAGCGGTGGAAACCTGTGCCAGGCAGGGGGTGGAAGTGCTGACCCTGTTCGCTTTCAGCAGTGAAAACTGGCGCCGCCCCAAGGATGAGGTGTCGGCGTTGATGCGGCTGTTCCTGATTGCGCTGGAGCGGGAGGTCAAGAAACTCCACCGCAACAACATCCGTTTGCGTATGATCGGTGACCGCTCGGCCTTCAGCGAAAACCTTCGTGAACATATGGCCCGTGCCGAAGCCTTGACTGAAAACAATACCCGTATGACGCTGGTTATTGCTGCCAACTATGGTGGGCATTGGGATATCACTCAGGCAACACGTTCTCTCGCGGAGGATGTGCGCAAGGGTTTGCTCCAGCCGGGTGATATCACTGAAGATCATATGCAGCAGCGGATGTGTATCGGCGATCTGCCCATGCCCGATCTGTTAATTAGGACAGCGGGAGAGCAGCGCATCAGCAACTTCCTGCTGTGGCACTTGGCCTACACTGAGTTCTATTTTTCCGAAGTCTACTGGCCGGATTTCGACGAGCAGGAGATGCTCACGGCGTTGAAAGCCTATGGTGGCCGTAAACGTCGCTTCGGCCAGACTGACGACCAGCTCGAAAAACTGGCCGCGAACGGCTCAAAAGCTTAA
- the rseP gene encoding RIP metalloprotease RseP, with product MQFIETVLSLIVTLGILVTIHEYGHFWVARRCGVRVLRFSVGFGKPMFSWYDKRGTEFAVAAIPLGGYVKMLDEREGPVPEDQLHEAFTQKTPGKRIAIAAAGPAANFLFAIFAYWLLSVVGFTTVAPVVGDVKPDSVAERVGLESGMEILSIDGERVTDWRDVGALLLERAGEYGQIEMTVRDNGSVGTRSAALEGWRLDQDEPNPIDLFGITPYRPAVPAVLGDIMPNGRAEAAGLQSGDDIQAVDGEPVADWFALVDRIRNAPGEPIEVTLVRDGQQMTVTVTPERVETEQGEVIGRVGAGVAPIQWPDDMLRDNRYGPLAALPQAIGETWDDTRLTLVAIKKMVTGLLSLNNLSGPITIARVAEASVSSGFEDFIQFLAYLSVSLGVLNLLPVPVLDGGHILFYSVEAIRRRPLSEQVQAVGVRIGMAMILTLMVFALYNDLMRL from the coding sequence ATGCAGTTCATAGAAACGGTTCTCTCCCTCATCGTCACCCTCGGTATCCTGGTGACTATCCATGAGTACGGCCACTTCTGGGTTGCCCGGCGTTGCGGTGTGCGGGTACTGAGGTTTTCAGTGGGTTTCGGTAAGCCCATGTTCTCCTGGTATGACAAGCGGGGCACCGAGTTCGCCGTTGCAGCCATACCTTTGGGTGGCTACGTCAAGATGCTCGACGAGCGCGAAGGCCCGGTGCCTGAAGACCAGCTCCACGAGGCATTCACACAGAAAACACCTGGCAAGCGTATTGCCATCGCGGCGGCTGGGCCTGCGGCGAATTTCCTGTTTGCGATCTTCGCCTACTGGCTATTGAGCGTGGTTGGTTTCACGACAGTCGCTCCGGTGGTGGGCGATGTGAAGCCCGATAGTGTCGCTGAGCGTGTGGGACTCGAATCCGGCATGGAGATCCTGAGCATCGATGGCGAGCGGGTGACGGACTGGCGCGACGTGGGTGCACTCCTGCTCGAACGGGCCGGGGAGTATGGGCAGATAGAGATGACCGTAAGAGACAATGGCTCCGTCGGTACACGCTCCGCCGCACTTGAAGGCTGGCGGTTGGACCAGGATGAACCCAACCCCATCGACCTGTTCGGCATTACGCCGTATCGGCCTGCGGTGCCCGCCGTATTGGGCGATATCATGCCGAACGGACGCGCCGAAGCCGCTGGCCTTCAGTCCGGTGACGACATTCAGGCGGTGGATGGCGAACCCGTTGCCGACTGGTTCGCGTTGGTGGACAGGATCCGTAATGCGCCCGGCGAGCCCATCGAAGTCACATTGGTGCGGGACGGACAGCAGATGACTGTGACAGTCACTCCCGAGCGTGTAGAGACGGAGCAGGGCGAAGTCATCGGTCGCGTTGGTGCCGGCGTCGCCCCCATCCAGTGGCCGGACGATATGCTGCGCGACAACCGGTATGGTCCTCTCGCCGCGCTCCCCCAGGCGATTGGCGAAACCTGGGACGATACCCGCTTGACCCTGGTCGCGATCAAGAAGATGGTGACCGGCCTGCTTTCTTTGAATAATCTCAGTGGCCCGATTACCATTGCTCGCGTTGCCGAGGCCAGCGTGAGTTCCGGATTCGAGGATTTTATCCAGTTCCTGGCTTACCTGAGTGTCAGTCTTGGGGTGCTTAACCTTCTGCCCGTGCCCGTGCTGGACGGCGGCCATATCCTTTTCTACAGCGTTGAAGCGATCCGTCGCAGGCCGCTTTCCGAGCAGGTCCAGGCTGTGGGAGTAAGAATCGGAATGGCAATGATCCTGACATTGATGGTCTTTGCCCTTTACAACGACCTGATGCGGTTGTGA
- a CDS encoding OmpH family outer membrane protein yields the protein MMKKFMVAALAMVLALPALAETKIGVVDLRRALFSSESAQDFSQKLQSEFSDDEAKVRDAQEEARKLKERLEKDGAMMNETERTELTSQFKEKVQEFNYLKNRLDSTVSSRKQQFLEQARPKVDAAVKSLLDEHDLDLVLPSEAVVYAKPDMDLTEQLIEKLND from the coding sequence ATGATGAAGAAATTCATGGTAGCGGCCCTGGCCATGGTACTGGCGCTGCCGGCATTGGCCGAAACGAAGATTGGCGTGGTGGACCTGCGGCGCGCCCTGTTCTCTTCTGAGAGCGCCCAGGACTTCAGCCAGAAACTCCAGTCCGAATTCTCGGACGACGAGGCCAAGGTTCGCGATGCCCAGGAGGAAGCCCGTAAGCTCAAGGAACGCCTCGAGAAAGATGGTGCTATGATGAATGAAACCGAGCGGACAGAGCTGACCAGCCAATTCAAGGAAAAGGTTCAGGAGTTCAATTACCTGAAGAATCGCCTGGATTCGACAGTCAGCAGCCGCAAACAGCAGTTCCTTGAACAGGCGCGTCCGAAGGTTGATGCCGCCGTGAAGTCACTGCTCGACGAACATGATCTGGATCTGGTATTGCCCAGCGAAGCGGTTGTCTATGCCAAGCCGGATATGGATCTGACCGAACAGTTGATCGAAAAGCTGAACGACTGA
- a CDS encoding phosphatidate cytidylyltransferase, with amino-acid sequence MLKTRVITALILAPIAIGCILFLPPLGFAIFTGIIITLGAWEWANMAGLTSGAGRIGYAVLTAVVLFLLLHTTAFAVLVLAVIWWIVGLILVRAYPEGSALWKPVAVRGLMGALVLVPAWVGLNHLRSSHFQLANIDNNLLLLVYVFCVVWIADIGAYFAGRAFGKAKLAPRVSPGKSWAGVWGGLAAVAALSLIVSLLIGCDGRETILLLILSLITGAVSVLGDLLESMLKRFRGIKDSSQLLPGHGGIMDRIDSLTAAIPVFALGMTLLGWLHVSPIA; translated from the coding sequence TTGCTCAAGACACGTGTCATCACAGCCTTAATTCTCGCGCCCATTGCTATTGGGTGTATTCTTTTCCTGCCGCCGTTAGGCTTTGCCATCTTCACCGGCATCATTATTACACTTGGCGCCTGGGAGTGGGCCAATATGGCCGGCCTGACCAGTGGCGCGGGCCGGATCGGCTACGCGGTGCTGACAGCGGTGGTGCTGTTCCTGTTGTTGCATACGACGGCGTTCGCCGTATTGGTGCTCGCTGTTATCTGGTGGATAGTGGGTCTAATCCTGGTCCGGGCCTATCCCGAGGGTAGCGCACTCTGGAAGCCGGTTGCCGTCAGGGGGTTGATGGGCGCGCTGGTATTGGTGCCTGCCTGGGTCGGCCTCAATCACCTGCGCTCCAGCCACTTCCAGCTTGCCAACATCGATAACAACCTTCTTCTGCTGGTTTACGTCTTCTGCGTCGTCTGGATTGCCGATATCGGTGCGTACTTTGCCGGGCGGGCTTTCGGTAAAGCCAAACTGGCCCCCCGTGTCAGCCCTGGCAAGTCCTGGGCCGGTGTTTGGGGTGGACTCGCCGCGGTGGCGGCGCTGTCACTTATCGTGAGTCTGCTTATCGGTTGTGACGGCCGGGAAACAATCCTGCTGCTGATCCTGAGTCTCATCACCGGGGCGGTATCCGTCCTTGGCGATTTGCTCGAGAGCATGCTTAAGCGTTTCCGTGGTATCAAGGATAGTAGTCAGTTGCTGCCGGGCCACGGTGGTATTATGGACCGCATAGACAGCCTGACCGCGGCCATTCCTGTTTTTGCCCTGGGTATGACATTGCTGGGCTGGCTCCACGTCAGTCCAATCGCCTGA
- the frr gene encoding ribosome recycling factor, translating to MINEIKSDAEKRMKKSLDSLHSAFNKIRTGRAHPAILDSVTVNYYGQETPLKQVASVNVEDSRTLAVSPWEKNLIPTIEKAIMMSDLGLNPSSTGDVIRVPMPMLTEESRRELVKQAKADAEHGRVSIRNARRDANNDLKDLLKEKEITEDEERKGQDEIQKLTDQYIAEVEKMLKSKEDDLMEV from the coding sequence GTGATTAACGAAATTAAGTCAGATGCTGAAAAGCGCATGAAGAAAAGTCTCGATTCGCTGCATTCAGCTTTCAACAAGATCCGCACCGGTCGTGCGCATCCGGCGATCCTGGATAGCGTTACGGTCAACTACTATGGGCAGGAAACACCGCTCAAGCAGGTGGCGTCGGTCAACGTCGAGGATTCTCGGACCCTGGCTGTCTCCCCGTGGGAAAAGAACCTGATCCCGACGATCGAGAAAGCCATCATGATGTCGGATCTTGGCCTCAATCCTTCCAGTACTGGTGACGTGATCCGCGTACCGATGCCGATGCTCACCGAAGAAAGCCGCCGCGAGCTGGTCAAGCAAGCCAAGGCGGATGCAGAGCACGGTCGGGTGTCCATCCGCAATGCGCGCCGTGACGCCAATAACGACCTCAAGGATCTCCTCAAGGAAAAGGAAATTACCGAGGACGAGGAGCGCAAAGGTCAGGATGAGATCCAGAAGCTGACGGACCAATATATTGCAGAAGTCGAGAAAATGCTCAAATCGAAGGAAGATGACCTCATGGAGGTCTGA
- the rpsB gene encoding 30S ribosomal protein S2 has translation MAQVSMRDLLKAGAHFGHQTRYWNPKMSKFIFGARNKIHIINLEQTVPAMDDALKFVRQLAESKNKVLFVGTKRAAAKIIKEEAQRANQPYVNHRWLGGMLTNYKTIRQSIRRYRDLETQSQDGTFDKLTKKEALERTREMDKLERSIGGIKDMGGLPDALFVIDVDHERIAIKEANKLGIPVVGVVDTNSDPDGVDYVIPGNDDAIRAIQIYVKAVADTCIEASQSGGGADEFVEVSEEDAPAAE, from the coding sequence ATGGCTCAGGTAAGCATGCGTGACCTGCTGAAGGCAGGCGCCCACTTCGGTCACCAGACTCGTTACTGGAACCCGAAAATGTCGAAGTTCATCTTCGGCGCCCGTAACAAGATTCATATCATTAACCTGGAACAGACCGTTCCGGCCATGGACGACGCCCTGAAGTTCGTCCGTCAACTGGCTGAGAGCAAGAACAAGGTCCTGTTCGTAGGTACCAAGCGTGCTGCGGCAAAGATCATCAAGGAAGAGGCTCAGCGCGCCAACCAGCCTTACGTCAACCATCGCTGGTTGGGCGGGATGCTGACCAACTACAAGACCATCCGTCAGTCCATCCGTCGCTATCGTGACCTGGAAACCCAGAGCCAGGACGGTACTTTCGACAAGCTGACCAAGAAAGAAGCCCTCGAGCGCACCCGCGAGATGGACAAGCTTGAGCGCAGCATCGGTGGTATCAAGGATATGGGCGGCCTGCCGGACGCACTGTTCGTGATCGATGTCGACCACGAGCGCATCGCGATCAAGGAAGCCAACAAGCTGGGTATCCCTGTTGTTGGTGTTGTCGATACCAACAGTGACCCGGACGGCGTTGATTACGTGATCCCGGGTAACGATGACGCCATTCGCGCCATCCAGATTTACGTCAAGGCTGTAGCTGACACCTGCATTGAAGCGTCCCAGTCTGGCGGCGGTGCAGATGAGTTCGTAGAAGTTAGCGAAGAAGACGCGCCTGCGGCTGAATAA
- the tsf gene encoding translation elongation factor Ts: protein MAAITAAMVKELRERTGLGMMECKKALVEAEGSVENAIEELRKSSGLKAAKKAGRTAAEGVAVLSVADDNKSATLLEVNSETDFVARDDNFMNFANDVLAEAVKSGEGDVAKLMEGDLEGKREALVQKIGENITVRRVVKLEGEVVDGYVHSNNKIASIVAISGGNAEIARDIAMHVAAVNPRVGKPEEMPQDEVEKEKDIIRAQPDMEGKPAEIVEKMMSGRIQKFLKENSLVEQPFVKNPDQTVGALLKSAGADLIGFVRLEVGEGIEKEEVDFAAEVAAAAGTGKA from the coding sequence ATGGCTGCTATTACCGCTGCAATGGTCAAAGAGCTGCGTGAGCGTACTGGCCTGGGCATGATGGAGTGCAAGAAGGCGCTCGTTGAGGCCGAAGGTAGCGTGGAAAACGCAATCGAAGAGCTGCGCAAATCTTCTGGTCTGAAGGCTGCAAAGAAAGCTGGTCGTACCGCTGCTGAGGGTGTGGCTGTGCTGAGCGTTGCCGACGACAACAAGAGCGCGACTCTGCTGGAAGTCAACTCTGAGACTGACTTCGTTGCCCGTGACGACAACTTCATGAACTTCGCCAACGATGTTCTGGCTGAAGCTGTGAAGTCCGGCGAGGGTGATGTTGCCAAGCTGATGGAGGGTGACCTGGAAGGTAAGCGTGAGGCGCTGGTCCAGAAGATTGGCGAAAACATCACCGTTCGCCGTGTGGTTAAGCTGGAAGGCGAGGTTGTTGACGGCTATGTGCACAGCAACAACAAGATCGCTTCCATTGTCGCGATTAGCGGTGGCAATGCGGAAATCGCCCGCGATATCGCCATGCACGTAGCGGCTGTAAATCCGCGCGTCGGCAAGCCGGAAGAAATGCCGCAGGATGAAGTCGAGAAAGAGAAAGACATCATTCGCGCCCAGCCTGACATGGAAGGCAAGCCGGCCGAAATCGTCGAGAAGATGATGTCTGGCCGTATCCAGAAGTTCCTGAAGGAAAACAGCCTGGTCGAGCAGCCGTTCGTCAAGAACCCGGACCAGACTGTTGGCGCACTGCTGAAGTCAGCCGGTGCTGACCTGATTGGCTTTGTCCGTCTCGAAGTCGGTGAAGGCATCGAGAAGGAAGAGGTTGATTTCGCGGCCGAAGTTGCTGCCGCCGCAGGTACCGGCAAGGCCTGA
- the map gene encoding type I methionyl aminopeptidase translates to MQVSIKTPEEIEKMRVAGRLAAEVLEMIGEHVKPGVTTEELDRICHDHIVNVQKAIPAPLNYKGFPKSICTSVNHVVCHGIPSEKKVLKSGDIVNIDVTVIKDEYHGDTSKMYFVGEPKIAADRLVKITQECLYKGMELVKPGARLGDIGHVIQKHAEKNRFSVVRDYCGHGIGRVFHEEPQVMHYGKPGTGLELQEGMTFTIEPMINQGKYQCKLLPDGWTVVTKDHKLSAQWEHTILVTSDGYDVLTKRSEEAF, encoded by the coding sequence ATGCAGGTATCCATCAAGACCCCCGAGGAAATCGAGAAGATGCGCGTTGCCGGTCGGCTCGCGGCGGAAGTTCTTGAAATGATCGGCGAACACGTCAAGCCGGGCGTGACCACTGAAGAACTGGACCGCATTTGTCATGACCACATCGTTAACGTCCAGAAGGCTATTCCGGCACCTCTCAACTATAAGGGCTTTCCCAAATCCATTTGCACATCGGTCAACCACGTCGTCTGCCACGGCATTCCCAGCGAGAAGAAGGTGTTGAAGAGCGGCGACATCGTCAACATCGATGTGACGGTCATCAAGGATGAGTATCACGGGGACACCAGCAAGATGTACTTCGTTGGCGAACCCAAGATTGCCGCTGACCGGCTGGTAAAAATCACCCAGGAATGCCTCTATAAAGGCATGGAACTGGTCAAGCCCGGCGCTCGCCTGGGCGACATCGGCCACGTTATCCAGAAGCATGCTGAAAAGAACCGCTTCTCCGTCGTACGCGATTACTGCGGGCATGGTATTGGCCGGGTTTTCCATGAAGAACCGCAGGTTATGCACTACGGCAAACCGGGAACCGGACTGGAGCTCCAGGAAGGCATGACCTTTACCATCGAACCGATGATCAACCAGGGCAAGTATCAGTGTAAGCTGCTGCCGGACGGATGGACCGTGGTCACCAAGGATCACAAGCTATCCGCCCAATGGGAGCATACGATCCTCGTGACCAGCGACGGCTACGACGTGCTTACCAAACGGTCCGAAGAAGCTTTCTAA
- the bamA gene encoding outer membrane protein assembly factor BamA, translated as MRRSLLSVAVGLMTAVGAVPAALADEFVVSDIEVEGLQRVSAGTVFGSFPVSIGEEIDEVALADAIKNLFQTGLFTDLSASRDDNVLVLSVKERPAISSIDIEGNKAIETEMLREALDSAGLQEGQVFKRATLERLELEILRSYVAQGRYNARVKATAEELPRNRVAIKLDINEGDVASIRHINVIGNDAFSDEQLLSLFELETSNWWSSITSADKYARERLSGDLESLRSWYLDRGYIDFNVESSQVSISQDKKDVFITISIEEGPQYTVSDINLRGDLILKESELRELIKMEPGDIFSRQELTDTSERLSRRLGREGYTFANVNAVPETGDNNTASVTFFVEPGNRAYVRRINFNGNVSTRDEVLRQEMVQMEGAVASTDLIEYSKTKLERLGFFKTVDVETVRVPGRDDQIDVNYSVEEQATGSLSASVGFSQTSGIILGASVSENNFFGTGKRVSVGANYSDSIKSANFAYTDPYYTVDGVSRGFKLFARETDYEEEDISSYLLDEIGGSLTFGYPIDSVTRLNFGVGYTNTSVQTNEYPAVEVQDFIDENGDSYNTYYLTGSWNKNTLNRGVLPTDGFSHSISLDVAVPGSDLTFYKLSHRTNFYQPINEAETWVFRARTDIGYGDGYGDASTMPFYEHFFAGGYGSVRGYEANSLGPLATNDPDDTSDPDPFGGNLLTEASLELIFPTPFAGDSRSMRTAFFLDAGQVFDTDRGYDPELGEIRLSAGVGFQWITAIGPLAFSLGKALNPDDDDETQVFQFSLGQSF; from the coding sequence ATGAGACGTTCTCTTCTGAGTGTGGCTGTAGGCCTCATGACCGCAGTTGGGGCCGTGCCAGCGGCTCTGGCTGACGAATTTGTGGTTTCCGATATCGAAGTAGAGGGCTTGCAGCGGGTTTCTGCGGGCACGGTATTTGGCTCATTTCCCGTCAGCATTGGTGAAGAGATCGATGAAGTCGCCCTGGCAGATGCGATCAAGAATCTGTTCCAGACCGGGTTGTTCACTGATCTGAGTGCGAGCCGCGACGACAATGTGTTGGTGCTATCCGTCAAGGAAAGGCCGGCCATCAGTTCTATCGACATCGAGGGCAACAAGGCGATCGAGACTGAGATGTTGCGTGAGGCGCTTGATAGTGCCGGCCTGCAGGAAGGGCAGGTGTTCAAGCGCGCTACCCTGGAACGTCTCGAACTGGAAATCCTGCGCTCCTATGTGGCCCAGGGGCGATACAATGCGCGGGTCAAAGCGACAGCGGAAGAGCTCCCGCGTAACCGGGTCGCCATCAAGCTCGATATCAATGAAGGCGACGTGGCGTCCATCCGGCATATCAACGTCATCGGTAACGATGCGTTTTCCGATGAGCAGCTCTTGAGTCTGTTCGAGTTGGAGACTTCGAACTGGTGGTCGTCCATTACCAGCGCCGACAAGTATGCCCGCGAACGCCTCAGCGGCGACCTCGAGAGCTTGCGTTCCTGGTATCTGGACCGGGGTTATATCGACTTCAATGTCGAGTCCAGCCAGGTCTCCATCTCGCAGGACAAGAAAGACGTCTTCATCACCATCTCCATTGAGGAAGGTCCCCAATACACCGTTTCCGATATCAATCTCCGGGGCGATCTGATTCTCAAGGAAAGTGAACTTCGCGAACTGATCAAGATGGAGCCGGGTGACATCTTCTCGCGGCAGGAGCTGACGGACACCTCTGAGCGGCTCTCAAGAAGACTGGGGCGCGAGGGTTACACGTTCGCCAACGTCAACGCCGTTCCCGAGACCGGCGACAACAACACGGCGTCGGTTACGTTCTTCGTCGAGCCCGGTAATCGGGCCTATGTGCGCCGTATCAACTTCAACGGTAACGTGTCCACCCGCGACGAAGTGTTGCGCCAGGAGATGGTCCAGATGGAAGGCGCCGTCGCTTCCACCGACCTGATCGAGTACTCCAAGACCAAGCTTGAACGGCTTGGCTTCTTCAAGACGGTGGACGTCGAGACTGTGCGGGTGCCCGGCCGGGATGACCAGATCGACGTGAACTACAGCGTCGAAGAGCAGGCGACAGGCAGCCTCTCGGCCTCCGTCGGTTTCTCCCAAACTTCCGGGATCATCCTGGGTGCCAGTGTGTCGGAAAACAACTTCTTCGGCACGGGTAAACGCGTGTCCGTCGGGGCGAACTATAGCGATTCGATCAAGAGTGCCAACTTCGCCTACACCGATCCCTACTATACGGTTGATGGCGTCAGTCGGGGCTTTAAGCTCTTTGCCCGGGAAACGGACTACGAGGAAGAGGATATTTCGTCCTACCTGTTGGATGAGATCGGCGGCAGTCTGACCTTCGGTTATCCCATCGACAGTGTTACGCGCCTCAATTTTGGCGTGGGATACACCAATACGTCCGTCCAGACCAATGAATACCCGGCGGTCGAGGTCCAGGACTTCATTGATGAAAACGGCGACAGTTACAACACCTACTATCTGACCGGCTCGTGGAACAAGAATACCCTTAACCGGGGTGTGCTCCCCACCGACGGTTTCAGTCACTCCATTTCCCTGGATGTAGCGGTGCCGGGTAGCGACCTGACCTTCTATAAACTCAGCCATCGCACCAACTTCTACCAGCCTATCAACGAAGCCGAGACGTGGGTGTTCCGTGCCCGTACGGATATAGGTTACGGCGATGGCTATGGTGACGCGTCTACCATGCCGTTCTATGAGCATTTCTTCGCCGGTGGTTATGGCTCCGTACGTGGTTACGAAGCCAACTCGCTCGGGCCGCTGGCGACGAATGACCCGGACGACACCTCTGATCCCGATCCCTTTGGCGGTAACCTGCTCACCGAAGCCAGCCTGGAGCTGATTTTCCCGACGCCGTTCGCAGGTGATTCGCGCTCGATGCGCACCGCATTCTTCCTGGATGCCGGTCAGGTATTTGACACCGACCGAGGCTATGATCCGGAATTGGGTGAGATTCGGCTGTCTGCAGGTGTGGGATTCCAGTGGATTACGGCGATCGGCCCACTGGCGTTCAGTCTGGGTAAGGCGCTTAATCCCGATGACGATGATGAGACCCAGGTGTTCCAGTTCTCGCTGGGGCAGAGCTTCTAG